In a genomic window of Thermovenabulum gondwanense:
- a CDS encoding ECF transporter S component: MSSVNEKSVQSLKDVKNLTKVAVLGVLAFFIMSFEFPLPFFASFLKIDFGDIPALLAGFALGPWAGAGVEVLKNILHAIFKNQTAFIGEAANLLTGILFVVPASYVYWINKNRNTAVTGMLLGTAAMAIGMSVANYYIFIPLYQKVLNIPMDVIVSLGTKANPRIVDLKTLIVYSILPFNILKGLLLSLVTLLIYKRLSFLLHR; the protein is encoded by the coding sequence ATGTCATCCGTAAATGAAAAAAGCGTACAGAGCCTGAAGGATGTCAAAAATCTTACAAAAGTCGCGGTCCTCGGTGTTTTAGCCTTTTTCATTATGTCTTTTGAATTTCCACTGCCCTTTTTTGCATCCTTCTTAAAAATTGATTTCGGCGATATACCCGCTCTGCTGGCAGGCTTTGCCCTTGGGCCCTGGGCGGGTGCAGGAGTAGAGGTGCTGAAAAATATCCTTCATGCAATCTTTAAAAACCAGACGGCTTTTATAGGTGAAGCGGCAAACCTCTTGACGGGTATACTTTTTGTGGTCCCAGCATCCTACGTATACTGGATAAATAAAAACAGGAATACTGCTGTCACAGGAATGCTCCTTGGCACCGCCGCAATGGCTATCGGAATGTCCGTCGCCAATTACTATATTTTCATTCCGCTATATCAGAAGGTATTAAATATTCCCATGGATGTAATAGTATCGCTGGGGACAAAAGCCAATCCGAGGATAGTAGACCTTAAAACCCTTATTGTTTACAGCATACTTCCTTTTAATATCCTTAAAGGTCTTTTGCTGTCGCTGGTAACGCTGCTCATCTACAAGAGATTGTCCTTTTTACTGCACAGGTAA